In Embleya scabrispora, the DNA window GCCAAGCGAATCGTAGACACCAAGAAGCAGGGCCACGAAGTGGTCGTGGTGGTGTCCGCGATGGGCGACACGACGGACGAGCTGATCGATCTGGCGCAGCAGGTGAGCCCCATCCCTTCCGGGCGCGAACTCGACATGCTGCTCACCGCGGGTGAGCGGATGTCGATGGCGCTGCTGGCGATGGCGATCAAAAACCTGGGCGTCGACGCACGGTCGTTCACCGGCAGCCAAGCCGGTGTGATCACCGACGCGGTCCACAACAAAGCGCGCATCATCGATGTGACGCCGGGACGGATCCGCTCCGCGCTCGACGAGGGCGCGATCGCGATCGTGGCCGGATTCCAGGGCGTGTCCCAGGACACCAAGGACATCACCACGCTCGGCCGCGGCGGCTCGGACACCACCGCCGTCGCGCTGGCCGCCGCGCTCGACGCCGAGGTCTGCGAGATCTACACGGATGTGGACGGCATCTTCACCGCCGACCCCGCGTGGTGAAGAAGGCCCGGAAGATCTCCCGGATCAGCTACCAGGAGATGCTGGAGTTGGCCGCGAGCGGATCCAAGGTGCTGCACCTGCGGTGTGTGGAATACGCCCGCCGCTACGACATGCCCGTGCACGTGCGGTCGTCCTTCTCGGGACTCGTCGGCACTTGGGTGACGGATGAACCCGAAGGGGACGACATGGAGCACGCGATCATCTCCGGGGTCGCCCACGACACCAGCGAAGCGAAGATCACGGTGGTCGGGGTCCCGGACAAGCCGGGCGAGGCGGCCAAGATCTTCCGCCTGGTGGCGGACAACGAGATCAACATCGACATGATCGTGCAGAACGTCTCCGCGGCCTCCACCGGCCGCACCGACATCTCCTTCACGCTGCCGATGTCGGACGGGCAGAACGCGATGACCGCGCTGACCAAGGCCCAGGCCGAGATCGGCTTCGAGTCGCTGCGCTACGACGACCAGATCGGCAAGATCTCGCTGGTCGGCGCCGGCATGCGCTCGCACCCGGGCGTGACCGCCAAGTTCTTCGAATCGCTCACCGGCGCGGGGGTGAACATCGAGCTGATCTCGACCTCCGAGATCCGGATCTCGGTGGTCTGCCGTGCCGACGGCGTTCCGGCCGCCGTCCAGGCCGTGCACACCGCGTTCGGCCTGGACGACCAGTCCGGCGAAGCCGTCGTCTACGGAGGTACCGGCCGATGACCCGCAAGGACAAGCCCACCCTGGCCGTCGTCGGCGCCACCGGCGCGGTCGGCACGGTGATGCTCGAACTGCTCTCCACCCGCCAGGACGTGTGGGGCGAGATCCGCCTGATCGCATCGGCGCGCAGCGCGGGCAAGAAGCTCGTCGTGCGCGGCGAGGAGGTCGAGGTGATCGCGCTGAGCGAGGAGTGCTTCGACGGCGTCGACGTCGCGATGTTCGACGTGCCCGACGAGGTCTCCGCGCACTGGGCGCCGATCGCCGCGAGCAAGGGCGCGGTCGCGGTGGACAACTCCGGCGCGTTCCGGATGGACCCCGAGGTCCCGCTGGTGGTGCCCGAGGTCAACGCCGCCGCGGCGCGCGTACGGCCGCGCGGCATCATCTCCAACCCGAACTGCACGACGCTGACCATGGTCGTCGCACTCGGGGCGCTGCACGCCGAACTGGGCCTCAAGGAGTTGGTGGTCGCCTCGTACCAGGCCGCGTCCGGCGCCGGTCAGCCCGGTGTCGACGCGCTGCGCGAGCAGCTCGGCAAGGTCGCGGACAGCCGTACCCTGGGCACCCAGCCCGGCGATGTGCGCCGCGCGGTGGGCGACTTCGGCCCGTTCCCGGCGCCGCTCGCGCTCAACGTGGTGCCGTGGGCCG includes these proteins:
- a CDS encoding aspartate-semialdehyde dehydrogenase, with protein sequence MTRKDKPTLAVVGATGAVGTVMLELLSTRQDVWGEIRLIASARSAGKKLVVRGEEVEVIALSEECFDGVDVAMFDVPDEVSAHWAPIAASKGAVAVDNSGAFRMDPEVPLVVPEVNAAAARVRPRGIISNPNCTTLTMVVALGALHAELGLKELVVASYQAASGAGQPGVDALREQLGKVADSRTLGTQPGDVRRAVGDFGPFPAPLALNVVPWAGSLKDDGWSSEELKVRNESRKILGLPDLKVHTTCVRVPVITTHSLAVHAVFENEVSVARAHEILDGAPGVVLCDDPENGEFPTPADVVGTDPTWVGRVRRSIDDPFALDMFMCGDNLRKGAALNTAQIAEVVAAELTERD